The following proteins come from a genomic window of Candidatus Neomarinimicrobiota bacterium:
- a CDS encoding chemotaxis protein CheW, which produces MNTTQNDTAKELTIFQVADISCGLDIADVQEINKHVDITKAFGAPDYVRGIINLRGEIVTVIDLRQKFGIKQKELNEKMRVVIVESQGENMGLLVDRIDDIVVADPKLIEPPPSNVSGVTGEYFTGILKTDTALISILDIHNLLSIEKNKGG; this is translated from the coding sequence ATGAATACGACTCAAAATGATACTGCCAAAGAACTAACCATTTTCCAGGTCGCCGATATTTCCTGTGGTCTTGATATTGCCGATGTCCAGGAGATCAATAAGCATGTTGACATCACCAAAGCTTTTGGAGCTCCCGATTATGTCCGGGGGATCATTAATCTGCGAGGCGAGATTGTCACTGTGATTGATCTCCGTCAGAAATTTGGCATCAAGCAAAAAGAGTTGAACGAGAAAATGCGAGTCGTCATCGTGGAATCCCAAGGTGAAAACATGGGACTCCTGGTAGACCGTATCGATGACATTGTTGTAGCTGACCCAAAGCTCATTGAACCACCCCCCTCAAACGTCTCAGGGGTTACCGGAGAATATTTTACCGGCATTTTAAAAACTGATACTGCTCTTATTTCAATACTAGACATTCATAATCTGCTCTCAATTGAGAAGAATAAAGGTGGGTAA
- a CDS encoding methyl-accepting chemotaxis protein, producing MTWFNNLSVKFKLIFSFGSALGLLTLIGIGGVWGISGVSSKSTHTIEHFLQLKDINRQIDITMLQARRDEKNFLAHKDAKDIGRVEQQINSLIELTDKAKELHISQDEDENLSIIAQLAGEYVTAFHVVTSKILEKGAGDKGLVGELRKNINDLETRLKQLNSRRLEIDMLMLRRHEKNYLQEGTSKYLDQHAAEIVTINKHIDQSGYRPSTTRELKGLISAYAEGLDRIARIDEEIKNNTYLFRGTIRKLEPLIQAGIESASLGAENDIVEFHATARSIETIITVAVFVGIILAMLLGYFTLMALTKPIEKLVTTLNLVGENDFSARVDLNTTDELGQMGQILNGVIKTLQSNKSQQQEVQSQVQLSTGDLNSAVSQLTAVATDMGEKSRSIADQSNMVAAAAEEMSTNMDTISQASQGSQENLNSVSGATEEMTATVAEIAQNAEQAREITNQAVQNVATASGRVDHLGTAAKDISKVTETIVEIAEQTKLLALNATIEAARAGEAGKGFSVVANEVKELAKQTNDATADISQKIEAIQSGTDGTVQEIASISTVIGKVNDIVNTIATAVEEQNVTTQDIAGNIGQATSGMNDIVNNVTQAAEASREIASNIATVNSDISQVKQTADDLNQTSAAIGSTGDQLTEMVAQMNN from the coding sequence ATGACCTGGTTTAATAATCTTTCTGTAAAATTTAAATTAATTTTTAGCTTTGGGAGCGCACTCGGACTCCTTACCCTTATTGGTATTGGGGGGGTGTGGGGAATTTCTGGAGTTAGCAGCAAAAGTACTCACACAATAGAACACTTCCTCCAACTCAAGGATATCAACCGGCAGATTGATATTACCATGCTCCAGGCTCGTCGCGATGAAAAAAATTTCCTCGCGCACAAAGATGCAAAAGATATCGGCAGAGTTGAACAGCAGATAAATTCTCTTATAGAGCTGACAGACAAAGCCAAAGAACTCCACATTAGTCAGGATGAAGATGAGAATCTGAGTATCATTGCCCAGCTGGCTGGAGAATATGTGACTGCATTTCATGTGGTTACATCAAAAATACTGGAAAAAGGCGCAGGCGATAAAGGACTTGTCGGTGAACTTCGGAAAAATATTAATGACTTGGAAACCAGACTAAAGCAGTTGAACTCACGCCGTCTGGAGATTGACATGCTCATGTTACGTCGGCATGAAAAAAATTATCTGCAGGAGGGAACATCAAAATATCTGGACCAACACGCCGCCGAAATTGTCACTATTAATAAACATATTGATCAAAGTGGATACCGTCCTTCGACCACCAGAGAACTGAAAGGCCTTATATCAGCCTATGCAGAAGGATTGGATAGAATTGCCCGTATTGATGAAGAAATCAAAAACAATACTTATTTATTCCGAGGGACTATTCGTAAATTAGAACCTCTTATCCAGGCTGGTATTGAATCCGCTAGCCTTGGAGCAGAAAATGATATCGTAGAATTTCATGCTACAGCACGTTCAATTGAAACGATCATTACCGTCGCTGTATTTGTCGGTATTATTCTGGCCATGCTACTTGGCTATTTTACGCTAATGGCTTTAACTAAACCTATTGAGAAGCTTGTTACCACCCTGAACCTGGTCGGTGAAAACGATTTCTCTGCCCGTGTTGATCTTAATACTACAGATGAACTTGGCCAAATGGGACAAATCCTTAATGGCGTCATCAAGACGCTTCAATCAAATAAATCACAACAACAGGAAGTTCAAAGCCAGGTACAATTGAGTACGGGTGATTTGAATTCTGCCGTTTCACAACTTACAGCTGTTGCGACTGATATGGGTGAAAAATCAAGGAGCATTGCGGACCAGTCCAACATGGTGGCTGCTGCTGCTGAGGAAATGAGTACCAATATGGATACGATTTCCCAGGCTTCCCAAGGCTCACAGGAAAACCTAAACTCGGTATCTGGTGCTACTGAGGAAATGACTGCCACTGTAGCTGAGATTGCCCAAAACGCAGAACAAGCTCGCGAGATTACCAACCAGGCAGTCCAGAATGTAGCCACCGCCAGTGGACGTGTGGATCATCTTGGTACAGCTGCCAAGGATATTAGTAAAGTAACTGAAACGATTGTTGAAATTGCCGAGCAGACCAAATTACTGGCTCTAAATGCCACAATTGAAGCTGCCCGTGCCGGTGAAGCAGGTAAAGGCTTTTCTGTTGTAGCCAACGAAGTCAAAGAGCTGGCTAAACAGACCAATGATGCTACAGCTGATATTTCTCAGAAAATTGAAGCTATTCAAAGTGGAACCGATGGAACGGTGCAAGAAATTGCCTCCATCTCAACTGTGATTGGTAAAGTGAATGATATTGTCAATACCATTGCCACCGCTGTAGAAGAGCAAAATGTAACCACCCAGGATATTGCAGGAAATATTGGTCAGGCTACATCTGGTATGAATGATATTGTCAATAATGTGACCCAGGCTGCTGAAGCATCCCGGGAGATTGCATCTAACATTGCTACAGTCAATTCTGATATCAGCCAGGTCAAACAGACCGCTGATGATTTGAATCAGACGTCTGCTGCTATTGGGAGTACTGGCGATCAACTCACTGAGATGGTCGCACAAATGAATAATTAG
- a CDS encoding methyl-accepting chemotaxis protein: protein MALQLNLRGKITIPFAILLLGTIILFVSTFYFTFSNILDQLSARSTQINAGTMENDIEQISNKALGIASIYASSAITREAYRLHESGKPHDEVISQLSEFMTKNKAAFDSQTGGNLRVHFHLPPAQSLLRIWDGSGGDDLSSFRNTILDISRNHKPITGIEVGRGGFVIRGLAPVFAEDGHYYGSVETLLSISSLLKVSRIYEHEEFAIYMQKNQLEIATKFKKKVAANSDIQEKSRGNFIFFASSSDKFITEKVTEEMLSEGSHERTSVKFDGVYLSTFPIKDYSGKTVGVGVYQMEDVWLESQISSRMKWVILIFSLVMAVGITFTVLLAKNISTPILDINAAAIAIGDGDYSEALKISRNDELGELAKTLNKVAHTLSTSDKQRIEVQSQVQQSTENLGMVSTTLQDLTNRMSSNSSSIAEQSNMVAAAANEMSTNMDSIAQSSQNSQENMNSVASATEEMTATVSEIAQNAEQAREITAEAVQSVTTASERVDQLGLSAREISKVTETIIEIAEQTKLLALNATIEAARAGEAGKGFSVVANEVKELAKQTNDATADISEKIEAIQSGTDGTIGEIKSISSVIDKVNDIVNTIATAVEEQNVTTQDIAGNIGQATSGMNDIVNNVSQAAEASREIATNIVTVSTDIGDVKEAAGNLNQTSVTIKNTGDLLTDMVAKFNK from the coding sequence ATGGCATTGCAATTAAATTTACGTGGTAAAATTACCATTCCATTCGCAATTCTTCTGTTGGGCACAATCATCCTTTTCGTGAGTACTTTTTATTTCACCTTCTCAAACATTTTGGACCAGCTCTCTGCTCGAAGCACCCAGATTAATGCAGGGACTATGGAAAATGACATTGAACAGATCAGTAATAAAGCCTTAGGAATAGCCTCAATTTATGCGAGTTCAGCAATAACAAGAGAAGCTTACCGTCTTCACGAATCTGGTAAGCCTCATGATGAAGTGATCTCACAATTATCTGAATTCATGACAAAGAACAAAGCCGCATTTGATTCCCAAACGGGAGGAAATCTCAGGGTTCACTTCCACCTACCCCCGGCTCAATCTCTGCTAAGAATTTGGGATGGAAGTGGCGGAGATGATCTTTCCTCTTTCCGTAATACGATCCTGGATATTTCCAGAAATCATAAACCTATCACTGGCATCGAGGTTGGCCGAGGTGGTTTTGTAATCCGCGGCCTGGCACCTGTGTTTGCTGAAGATGGCCATTATTACGGATCTGTAGAAACGCTCCTGTCAATTTCCAGTCTGCTCAAGGTATCACGTATCTATGAACATGAAGAATTTGCGATTTACATGCAGAAGAACCAGCTTGAAATAGCTACAAAATTCAAGAAAAAAGTTGCTGCCAATTCGGACATTCAGGAAAAAAGTAGAGGTAACTTCATCTTCTTTGCCAGTTCTTCTGATAAGTTTATCACTGAAAAAGTGACTGAGGAAATGCTGAGCGAGGGATCACATGAACGCACATCTGTTAAATTTGATGGTGTTTATCTCAGCACATTTCCTATCAAAGATTATTCTGGGAAAACCGTCGGTGTTGGCGTCTACCAGATGGAAGATGTGTGGTTAGAAAGTCAGATTTCCTCTCGAATGAAATGGGTGATTTTAATCTTTTCCCTGGTGATGGCTGTTGGAATCACTTTCACTGTGTTATTGGCAAAAAATATTTCAACACCCATTTTGGATATTAATGCGGCTGCTATAGCAATAGGTGATGGTGATTACTCGGAAGCATTGAAAATTTCAAGGAATGATGAGCTTGGTGAATTAGCCAAGACCCTTAACAAAGTGGCTCATACACTCTCAACATCAGATAAACAGCGGATTGAGGTCCAGTCTCAGGTTCAACAGAGCACCGAGAATCTTGGGATGGTAAGTACAACGCTTCAGGATTTGACCAACCGAATGAGTAGTAATTCCAGCAGTATAGCCGAGCAATCCAATATGGTAGCAGCTGCGGCTAATGAGATGAGCACCAATATGGATTCTATTGCTCAGTCTTCTCAGAACTCACAGGAAAATATGAACTCTGTTGCCAGTGCAACAGAAGAAATGACAGCGACTGTTTCTGAAATTGCCCAAAATGCTGAACAAGCGCGTGAAATAACGGCTGAAGCAGTTCAAAGTGTAACCACTGCCAGTGAGCGAGTTGACCAGCTTGGTCTCTCAGCCAGAGAAATCAGCAAAGTGACTGAAACCATTATTGAGATTGCTGAACAAACCAAGCTGTTAGCCCTAAACGCCACCATTGAAGCAGCTCGAGCAGGAGAAGCAGGTAAGGGATTTTCTGTAGTAGCCAACGAGGTTAAAGAGTTGGCCAAACAGACCAATGATGCAACCGCTGATATCTCAGAAAAAATCGAAGCCATTCAATCCGGGACTGACGGCACCATCGGGGAGATCAAGTCGATCTCCTCAGTTATAGATAAGGTCAATGATATTGTAAATACCATTGCCACCGCTGTAGAAGAGCAAAATGTAACGACCCAGGATATTGCCGGGAATATTGGTCAAGCTACCTCAGGTATGAATGATATCGTAAATAATGTTAGCCAGGCAGCCGAGGCTTCTCGTGAAATCGCAACCAACATTGTTACGGTAAGCACCGACATTGGTGATGTGAAAGAAGCTGCAGGCAACTTGAATCAAACTTCTGTTACCATCAAAAATACAGGTGATCTATTAACTGATATGGTTGCAAAGTTTAATAAATAA
- a CDS encoding nitrate- and nitrite sensing domain-containing protein: MSNFTTKLGKGFGLLDRFKISTKILALIIVPSLAAFVSLTMVLSEKSNDLEVTAKVNSLVEYVVNTSSLLHELQKERGASAVVISSKGTQMRSEIEVQKRDTDAALANFNKFQETFNPGDYSPDFKDDLSQFKRLLLDITSKRNAVTTLTISKSDAVKYYTAINSLMVKSFQQAGLLAKHKDLLIPATAMINFISAKEYAGIERALMSGICAANVAIDLATFEKWMMVWKGQAALLNNFAYQAEQSVSDFYKQKMSGPENADVVKIRNILLEKSNSGRFGYKGIETFATTTRRIDILKQVEDYQANSLVEHSNDILKTSQSTMTNLIYAAVLMAIMIIYFGFIILNMITSQLKNLNAVTEDMASGQANLKDRLPVNTDDELGILARSFNQFLEKLEKNDDTQKVIQRGVQTETEGLGAIVSDLTTVSGQLSDRSSNIVDQSNMVAAAAEEMSTNMDSIAQSSQNSQENMNSVASATEEMMATVSEIAQNAEQAREITAEAVQSVATASERVDQLGLSASEISKVTETIIEIAEQTKLLALNATIEAARAGEAGKGFAVVANEVKELAKQTNDATADISEKIEAIQSGTDGTVAEIGSISTVIDKVNDIVNTIATAVEEQNVTTQDIAGNIGMATGGMNDIVNNVSQAAEASREIAQNISVVNNDIGAVQETSETLKTTSTAIRSTGDQLGDMVAKFDQ, translated from the coding sequence ATGAGTAATTTCACAACCAAGTTGGGCAAGGGATTCGGTTTATTGGATCGATTCAAAATCTCAACCAAAATATTGGCACTTATCATCGTTCCCAGTTTGGCTGCTTTCGTGTCTCTGACAATGGTTCTGAGTGAAAAGTCCAACGATCTAGAGGTGACAGCAAAGGTTAATTCCCTGGTTGAATATGTTGTCAATACCAGCAGCTTATTGCACGAATTGCAAAAGGAACGGGGAGCCAGCGCTGTTGTAATCAGTAGTAAAGGAACTCAGATGCGTAGCGAAATCGAGGTTCAAAAACGTGATACTGATGCTGCCCTGGCTAATTTTAATAAATTCCAGGAAACTTTTAATCCTGGTGATTATAGTCCGGATTTTAAAGATGACTTGTCTCAGTTTAAACGGCTCCTGCTTGATATTACTTCAAAGCGAAATGCTGTCACTACTTTGACGATCTCAAAGTCAGATGCCGTTAAATACTATACAGCCATTAATAGCTTGATGGTTAAGTCTTTTCAGCAGGCAGGCTTATTGGCCAAGCACAAAGATTTGCTTATTCCCGCTACTGCCATGATCAACTTTATCTCGGCTAAAGAATATGCAGGAATTGAACGGGCACTCATGTCTGGGATTTGTGCAGCAAATGTAGCCATTGATCTGGCGACTTTTGAAAAATGGATGATGGTTTGGAAAGGCCAGGCAGCCCTCCTTAACAATTTCGCTTATCAGGCTGAACAAAGTGTAAGTGATTTTTACAAACAAAAAATGAGTGGTCCTGAAAACGCCGATGTTGTGAAAATTCGGAACATTCTATTGGAAAAAAGTAACTCCGGTCGGTTTGGCTATAAAGGCATCGAAACATTCGCTACAACAACCCGACGAATAGATATCTTAAAACAAGTTGAGGATTATCAGGCAAACTCGTTGGTTGAACATTCCAATGACATTTTGAAAACATCTCAATCCACAATGACAAACTTGATCTATGCTGCTGTTCTCATGGCTATTATGATCATCTACTTTGGGTTTATTATTTTGAACATGATCACCAGTCAGCTAAAAAATCTGAATGCAGTAACTGAAGACATGGCCTCCGGTCAAGCCAATTTAAAAGATAGACTTCCGGTCAATACAGATGATGAATTAGGTATTTTGGCCCGTTCCTTCAATCAGTTTCTTGAGAAACTCGAGAAAAATGATGATACTCAAAAGGTTATTCAGCGAGGTGTCCAAACAGAAACAGAAGGACTGGGCGCCATAGTTTCAGATCTCACTACTGTATCCGGTCAATTGTCAGACCGTTCCAGCAACATTGTAGATCAATCAAACATGGTGGCAGCAGCGGCTGAAGAGATGAGTACAAATATGGATTCTATTGCTCAGTCCTCTCAAAACTCACAGGAAAACATGAACTCCGTTGCCAGTGCAACAGAGGAAATGATGGCAACTGTTTCTGAGATAGCTCAAAATGCTGAACAAGCGCGTGAAATAACGGCTGAGGCAGTTCAAAGTGTGGCCACAGCCAGTGAACGAGTTGACCAGCTTGGTCTCTCAGCCAGCGAAATCAGCAAGGTTACTGAAACTATTATTGAGATTGCAGAACAAACCAAACTGTTAGCGCTAAACGCCACTATAGAAGCTGCTCGTGCTGGAGAAGCAGGGAAAGGATTTGCTGTGGTTGCCAATGAAGTTAAAGAGTTGGCTAAACAGACCAATGATGCAACCGCTGACATCTCAGAAAAAATTGAAGCCATTCAGTCCGGTACAGATGGTACCGTTGCTGAAATTGGATCAATTTCAACTGTTATCGATAAAGTAAATGATATTGTAAACACCATTGCTACAGCTGTTGAAGAACAAAATGTTACCACCCAGGATATCGCAGGAAACATTGGTATGGCGACTGGCGGGATGAATGATATCGTAAATAATGTTAGCCAGGCAGCTGAGGCTTCACGGGAAATTGCTCAAAATATCTCAGTTGTGAACAACGATATAGGTGCTGTTCAGGAAACCAGTGAAACTCTAAAAACAACCTCCACTGCTATCAGAAGCACAGGTGATCAGCTTGGAGATATGGTCGCTAAATTTGATCAATAA
- a CDS encoding chemotaxis response regulator protein-glutamate methylesterase, with translation MSHKVRALVVDDTVVYRKIISDLLGEHPDVEVIGTAANGEMAVSKAKQLKPDLVTLDLEMPVMDGLEALPLLKKENPDMAILMVSAHTTAGARTTMKALQAGAMDFIAKPDRSSMEASRLEIKQQLNNILRGVVSKFKVQAALNGRTSGARSSLEPALPKVAPQADSISSRMAKITQHIRPEVIAIGISTGGPQALTKVIPRLPANLKLPVVIVQHMPPVFTRALADSLSKTSPLDIIEASNNQKLEPGKVYIAPGGKQMKVVKETGYGKIVITDDPPENHCKPSVDYLFRSLSNAYKGNVLSIIMTGMGKDGVTGMRLLKRHGAKTIAQDQQSCTVFGMPMEAIKAGVVDKIITLEDIAKEILAGIK, from the coding sequence TTGAGTCATAAAGTAAGAGCACTGGTCGTTGACGACACAGTTGTTTATCGAAAAATCATAAGTGATCTCCTTGGTGAGCATCCAGATGTTGAGGTTATTGGTACAGCAGCAAACGGTGAGATGGCTGTTAGCAAGGCCAAACAGCTTAAACCAGACCTGGTGACTCTCGATCTTGAAATGCCCGTAATGGATGGCTTAGAGGCTCTACCACTCCTTAAAAAAGAAAATCCGGATATGGCTATCCTCATGGTCAGTGCCCACACAACAGCTGGGGCCAGAACCACCATGAAAGCTCTCCAGGCTGGAGCTATGGATTTTATTGCCAAGCCAGACCGTTCATCCATGGAAGCCAGTCGATTAGAGATTAAACAACAGCTCAATAATATACTTCGGGGAGTCGTTTCCAAATTTAAAGTACAAGCCGCTTTAAACGGACGTACATCAGGAGCACGTTCAAGTCTTGAACCAGCTCTACCCAAGGTAGCTCCACAAGCTGATTCCATCTCATCCAGAATGGCCAAGATTACGCAACATATCCGCCCTGAGGTGATTGCTATCGGAATCTCAACTGGTGGACCACAGGCATTAACCAAAGTTATTCCTCGTTTACCTGCAAATTTGAAGTTACCAGTAGTCATAGTTCAACATATGCCACCTGTATTTACCCGGGCATTGGCCGACTCATTGTCCAAAACCAGCCCACTTGATATAATTGAAGCGAGCAACAATCAGAAACTTGAGCCGGGAAAAGTTTATATAGCTCCTGGCGGAAAACAAATGAAGGTAGTCAAAGAGACTGGGTACGGAAAAATCGTCATCACGGATGATCCTCCTGAGAACCACTGTAAACCATCTGTAGATTATTTATTCCGCTCACTATCTAATGCTTACAAAGGAAATGTCCTCAGTATAATTATGACCGGCATGGGTAAAGACGGTGTGACAGGTATGCGCCTGTTAAAACGCCATGGTGCCAAAACAATCGCCCAGGATCAACAATCCTGTACTGTTTTTGGGATGCCTATGGAGGCTATTAAGGCTGGGGTTGTAGACAAAATTATAACCCTTGAAGATATTGCTAAAGAGATTTTGGCTGGAATAAAGTGA
- a CDS encoding protein-glutamate O-methyltransferase CheR, whose amino-acid sequence MKKISPGEIKIFIPYVNKLTGIVLDQSKAYLIESRLGPLVDSIGCDTYSQLYTKARSDASKRIEKSIIDAITTNETYFFRDKAPFDLLKFKIIPDQIDKIKTTRDMRPSLSIWSAACSTGQEIYSVGMVLKEIIPDISRWQITLRGTDISDAAVLQASGGRYSKVEVERGMAPAQIQKYFNQEGNQWKVKDDLRAMVQFRKGNLLQPILGMPKFDIVLARNVAIYFSMDNRKIMYSQLANQLKPGGALMIGASESLMGISDRFQQQNYMNSIFYALK is encoded by the coding sequence ATGAAAAAGATCAGTCCAGGTGAAATAAAGATATTCATTCCCTATGTAAATAAACTTACAGGGATTGTACTCGATCAGAGCAAGGCATATTTGATTGAGAGTAGGCTTGGACCACTCGTAGATTCAATAGGATGTGATACCTACAGTCAACTCTATACCAAAGCCCGTAGCGATGCCAGCAAACGTATCGAAAAGTCCATTATTGATGCAATCACCACCAATGAGACCTATTTCTTTCGAGATAAAGCACCTTTTGATCTGCTCAAATTTAAAATCATTCCTGATCAGATTGACAAAATAAAAACAACCCGGGACATGCGTCCCTCCCTGAGTATTTGGAGCGCAGCATGTTCTACCGGTCAGGAGATATACAGTGTGGGTATGGTTTTGAAGGAGATCATCCCGGATATCTCAAGATGGCAAATTACCCTGAGAGGTACTGACATATCAGACGCTGCTGTCCTGCAAGCTAGTGGCGGGCGTTATAGCAAAGTGGAAGTCGAACGAGGAATGGCTCCTGCGCAAATTCAAAAATATTTTAATCAAGAAGGCAATCAGTGGAAAGTTAAAGATGACCTTAGAGCCATGGTCCAATTTCGTAAGGGTAACCTTCTCCAGCCTATTCTGGGAATGCCAAAATTCGACATCGTTCTTGCACGTAATGTTGCGATCTATTTCAGCATGGATAACCGGAAGATTATGTACTCACAGCTTGCCAACCAACTCAAGCCTGGAGGGGCACTCATGATTGGAGCATCTGAATCACTGATGGGCATTTCAGATCGGTTCCAGCAGCAAAATTATATGAACTCAATATTTTACGCATTAAAATAA
- a CDS encoding PilZ domain-containing protein: MALDKRKRSRVPFDVDVHFNTSEDQIRSKKLQDISMSGLYFESDIIVPLGTTGTVKLHLESGEQTIIITANGKVTRSIPAEQNSPGGIGVEFTEIDTDSSIHLFNVIRYQLGDDSQT; the protein is encoded by the coding sequence ATGGCCTTAGATAAACGTAAACGCTCCCGTGTTCCATTTGACGTGGATGTCCATTTCAATACTTCTGAGGATCAGATTCGCTCTAAAAAGCTACAAGATATCAGCATGAGCGGTTTATACTTTGAATCAGATATCATCGTTCCACTTGGTACGACAGGGACAGTTAAACTCCACCTTGAATCCGGGGAACAAACCATCATAATTACAGCAAATGGGAAAGTCACGCGATCCATTCCGGCTGAGCAAAATTCACCAGGTGGTATTGGCGTAGAATTTACTGAAATTGATACGGATAGTTCTATTCACCTCTTCAATGTAATCCGGTACCAACTGGGTGATGATTCTCAAACCTAG
- a CDS encoding HDOD domain-containing protein, whose product MSLIVGRQPILDQNGVTFGYELLYRGDVDHAFDSLHEDEATSHVINNSFYNTEFGSLTSGKKSFINFTTQLILDEMWRVLPKQQVVIEFLENIKPTAEIITAAEMIKSQGYTLALDDFEYAPELEPLIELADIIKVDFTISDMHTVEQLAKTYLPQGKILLAEKVETLKEFKASRDWGYTLFQGYFFAEPEIIESEQIPESKASKLQLMQKIHKQDIDFGELVDVLKTDPSLTMKLLKYINSVSMGIRHEITNLRQALALIGLVNFKKWATVLTMASISDDKPKELMKLSLLRGRFCEILSEELGLEDQSSEYFLTGIFSLMDAAFNKPMETIVADLPLSDEIIDTLLGNETKIQNVLKLSQLLETDGEIDDQLRLLNNKISQSKLFDANRDAITWADEILRL is encoded by the coding sequence ATGTCGCTAATAGTTGGAAGACAGCCAATCCTTGATCAAAATGGTGTAACTTTCGGTTACGAGTTACTCTATCGTGGAGATGTCGATCATGCTTTCGATAGTCTCCATGAGGATGAAGCTACCTCGCATGTGATCAATAACTCCTTTTATAATACAGAATTTGGGAGTCTCACATCAGGGAAAAAAAGTTTCATTAATTTTACGACCCAACTGATTCTGGATGAGATGTGGCGGGTTCTCCCCAAACAACAAGTCGTGATTGAGTTCCTGGAAAACATTAAACCGACTGCTGAAATTATTACTGCTGCTGAGATGATTAAAAGCCAGGGCTACACGTTGGCTCTGGATGATTTTGAATATGCCCCTGAACTGGAACCATTGATCGAATTAGCTGATATCATCAAAGTAGATTTCACCATCAGCGATATGCATACTGTTGAGCAATTAGCCAAAACTTACCTGCCCCAGGGGAAGATCCTGTTGGCCGAAAAGGTGGAGACTCTAAAAGAGTTCAAAGCAAGTCGTGACTGGGGATACACCTTGTTCCAGGGTTATTTCTTTGCAGAACCAGAGATCATTGAGTCAGAACAAATCCCCGAATCAAAAGCATCTAAATTGCAATTGATGCAAAAGATTCATAAGCAAGATATTGATTTTGGTGAATTGGTTGATGTCCTGAAAACTGATCCTAGCTTAACCATGAAACTATTAAAGTACATCAATTCAGTCTCAATGGGTATTCGCCATGAGATCACCAATCTGCGACAAGCCCTGGCCCTGATCGGTCTTGTAAATTTTAAAAAATGGGCGACAGTGCTCACCATGGCTTCCATATCAGATGATAAACCGAAGGAATTGATGAAACTTTCATTGTTGAGAGGTCGTTTCTGCGAAATCCTAAGTGAAGAATTAGGCCTGGAAGATCAAAGTTCTGAATATTTCCTAACTGGGATCTTTTCTCTGATGGATGCCGCGTTTAACAAACCCATGGAAACAATTGTGGCTGACCTGCCACTGTCAGATGAGATCATCGACACCCTATTGGGTAATGAGACTAAAATTCAGAATGTCCTGAAGCTTTCTCAATTACTCGAAACGGACGGCGAGATAGACGATCAACTCAGGTTATTGAACAATAAGATATCCCAATCCAAATTGTTTGATGCCAACCGAGATGCCATAACCTGGGCCGATGAGATCTTGCGACTATAG
- a CDS encoding ATP-binding protein: MSRITDHQSPSEIEITISATVDHVDRAVVSVKKTLAAKFSNYDDFSLELILRETLMNAVKHGSGYDAKKKIFLKLSWDDQYFYIQIRDEGQGFSYTPGIPKKAIPDSESGRGLPIIEYYAKQIRFNETGNEVKIKTRISKREPNA; the protein is encoded by the coding sequence ATGTCCAGGATTACAGATCATCAATCACCATCAGAAATTGAGATCACGATTTCTGCCACTGTAGATCATGTCGACCGAGCAGTAGTTTCTGTAAAAAAAACGTTAGCAGCTAAATTCTCAAATTATGATGATTTTTCACTTGAACTGATTCTACGAGAAACTTTGATGAATGCTGTTAAGCATGGCAGTGGGTATGATGCAAAAAAAAAGATATTTCTTAAGCTAAGCTGGGATGACCAATATTTTTATATTCAAATAAGGGATGAAGGCCAGGGTTTTTCTTACACTCCCGGGATTCCCAAAAAGGCAATTCCAGATTCAGAGAGTGGCCGGGGATTGCCTATAATAGAATATTATGCTAAGCAGATTCGTTTTAATGAAACGGGAAATGAAGTTAAAATCAAAACAAGAATTTCTAAACGAGAGCCCAACGCTTGA